Proteins encoded by one window of Govania unica:
- a CDS encoding M23 family metallopeptidase, which translates to MALHKRVQGNEGRSLRVKRRLAPLVAPAAIALLAGFGLFLAKVGSDDSTSPEETLAFAPTPVLTANIPVTNPQVAESLSEDVTIGRGETFIGALTSAGVSREDAHNLLAAIRPHFNPRQMQIGQAMTLTFAREKGFTGSRKGRIESVSFDADLENRVVANLDQNVWNADVERTPLSRVALRTGGTIDNSLFLSAKRQNVPQTVIAELIRIFSYDVDFQRDIKEGDSFELYYDRHVSKDGKKARDGNILFAKMTLSGKPITLYRYQEGGEDRADYFHENGKSVKKSLLKTPIDGARLTSGFGSRRHPVLGYTKVHKGVDFGAATGTPIMAAGDGVIERAGPFSSYGNYVRVRHTNSYSTAYAHMSRVAAGISPGTRVRQGQVIGYVGTTGRSTGPHLHYEVLAANTQVNPLSLKLPTGRELGGRQLASFKTYQASLHTEIAALPLNSQVAMADLPKGSPSAGY; encoded by the coding sequence ATGGCGTTGCATAAGCGTGTTCAGGGGAATGAAGGGCGAAGCCTCCGCGTCAAGCGGCGTTTGGCTCCTCTTGTGGCCCCGGCCGCTATTGCCCTCCTTGCCGGATTTGGTTTGTTCCTGGCAAAAGTCGGATCGGACGATTCGACATCGCCGGAAGAAACTCTGGCCTTTGCACCGACCCCCGTTCTGACTGCCAATATTCCGGTTACCAATCCACAAGTTGCAGAATCACTCAGCGAAGATGTGACCATCGGCCGCGGGGAGACCTTTATTGGGGCTCTGACCAGCGCCGGGGTCAGCCGCGAGGACGCACATAACCTTCTGGCCGCCATTCGCCCGCATTTCAATCCGCGCCAGATGCAGATCGGTCAGGCCATGACCCTGACCTTCGCCCGCGAAAAGGGATTCACCGGATCCCGCAAAGGGCGCATTGAAAGCGTCAGCTTTGATGCCGATCTCGAAAATCGTGTGGTCGCCAATCTCGATCAGAATGTCTGGAACGCCGATGTGGAGCGCACGCCGCTCAGCCGCGTTGCGCTTAGGACCGGCGGCACCATTGATAACAGCCTGTTCCTGTCCGCCAAACGCCAGAATGTGCCGCAGACGGTGATTGCCGAGCTGATCCGCATCTTCAGCTATGACGTCGACTTCCAGCGCGACATCAAGGAAGGCGACAGCTTCGAGCTTTACTACGACCGCCATGTCTCAAAAGATGGCAAAAAAGCCCGGGATGGCAATATCCTGTTCGCCAAAATGACCTTGAGCGGCAAACCCATCACCCTCTATCGCTATCAGGAAGGCGGCGAGGATCGCGCCGACTATTTCCATGAAAATGGCAAGAGCGTGAAAAAATCCCTGCTGAAGACGCCCATCGATGGCGCCCGCCTGACCTCGGGCTTCGGCAGCCGCCGTCATCCGGTTCTGGGCTATACCAAAGTCCACAAGGGTGTCGATTTCGGCGCCGCCACCGGCACGCCCATCATGGCCGCCGGCGATGGCGTGATCGAACGCGCCGGACCGTTCAGCTCTTACGGCAATTATGTGCGTGTCCGTCACACCAACAGCTATTCGACCGCCTATGCCCATATGAGCCGTGTTGCTGCGGGCATCAGCCCCGGCACCCGCGTGCGTCAGGGTCAGGTGATCGGTTATGTCGGGACCACCGGGCGGTCCACCGGTCCGCATCTCCATTACGAAGTGCTGGCGGCGAACACCCAGGTCAATCCGCTGTCGCTGAAGCTACCGACGGGACGTGAACTGGGCGGTCGTCAGCTGGCCTCGTTCAAGACCTATCAGGCCTCGCTGCACACTGAAATTGCCGCCTTGCCCCTGAACAGCCAGGTCGCCATGGCCGACCTGCCCAAGGGCTCGCCAAGCGCCGGGTATTGA